The Deinococcus sp. Leaf326 DNA window CGGCGTCCTGGCAGCCTCCGTGACTGGCAGACCGGTGGGAAAACCGTCGATGCTCACGCGATTCTTGAGCTGCCGGTATTCCTGAAGCCCTTCCGGTGTCCTGCTCTTGGCCCAGACGTTCAATTCCTCCCGCTGTTCGCGGTAGTCCAGCCGGGGGACCGCCATGCCGCAGGAGGTCTGGACTAGATCGAGGTCAAGGACAAAGACCTGCCGCATGCCCGGCAGGGCAGGGAAGAGGGCTGCCCACTCCGCCCAGTCGGGAGAGTCGGGCTGGACCGTGCGGGCCTGCCCGTACAGTCGCAGGATCAGGGGGGGCCCTTCAAAGGCGCAGAACATCAGGGCCATGCGTGGGTGCTGGAGCAGGTGCGCGGCCGTCTCGTTGCCGCTGCCCGTTACGTTGAGCCACGCCACCCGGGAGGGTCCCATCACGCGCAGGCTGTCTAGGCCCTTGGGAGATAGGTTGACCCGGCCGTT harbors:
- a CDS encoding pyridoxamine 5'-phosphate oxidase family protein, producing MRTYPMAKQLLALTPALQDFIGRQPMFFVGTAAPNGRVNLSPKGLDSLRVMGPSRVAWLNVTGSGNETAAHLLQHPRMALMFCAFEGPPLILRLYGQARTVQPDSPDWAEWAALFPALPGMRQVFVLDLDLVQTSCGMAVPRLDYREQREELNVWAKSRTPEGLQEYRQLKNRVSIDGFPTGLPVTEAARTPD